One segment of Curtobacterium poinsettiae DNA contains the following:
- a CDS encoding glycoside hydrolase family 13 protein, producing MTTLRTPASTPRTTDPTWWRDAVVYQVYPRSFADTDGDGLGDVAGITSRVPYLASLGVDALWLSPFFPSPLADGGYDVADYRAVDPKLGSLDDLDALVRAAHEHDLKVIVDIVPNHTSDQHEWFRAALASAPGSAERARYVFREGSGASGELPPSDWVSNFGGSAWTRVPDGQWYLHLFAPEQPDLDWSNPEVRADFEDTLRFWSDRGVDGFRVDVAHGLAKDLSTPYRPSNEQDLPLDGSDPLYDRDEVHEIFATWRRVLDEYDPPRAAVAEAWAPAPRRVLYARPTELGQAFNFDLLEAPFEPDAFRRIIERNLAAAEQSGASSTWVLSNHDVVRHPTRYGLPDGTDTDAWLMTDGTTPELDRARGLRRAHAATLLVLALPGSSYVYQGEELGLHEAAAIPRDLLQDPKWLRTGHTVKGRDGCRVPIPWTRSGPSFGFGDVAPHLPQPQDFGESSVEAEDGDPGSTLSLYRRALAARRRLQQGEALTWLESGSEVVAFARHDGWRSVTNFGTAPVPLPAGTVVVASGSLDEVAAGLLPGETTVWLA from the coding sequence GTGACCACGCTTCGGACCCCGGCCAGCACGCCACGAACCACCGACCCGACCTGGTGGCGCGATGCCGTCGTCTACCAGGTCTACCCGCGCAGCTTCGCCGACACCGACGGCGACGGACTCGGTGACGTCGCGGGCATCACGAGCCGGGTGCCGTACCTGGCGTCGCTCGGCGTCGACGCGCTGTGGCTCTCCCCGTTCTTCCCGTCGCCGCTCGCCGACGGGGGCTACGACGTCGCCGACTACCGTGCCGTCGACCCGAAACTCGGGTCCCTCGACGACCTGGACGCGCTGGTCCGGGCCGCCCACGAGCACGACCTGAAGGTCATCGTCGACATCGTGCCGAACCACACCTCCGACCAGCACGAGTGGTTCCGGGCCGCACTGGCGTCCGCGCCGGGGTCGGCCGAGCGTGCGCGGTACGTGTTCCGTGAGGGCTCCGGTGCCTCCGGGGAACTGCCGCCCAGCGACTGGGTGTCGAACTTCGGCGGCAGCGCGTGGACCCGGGTGCCCGACGGGCAGTGGTACCTGCACCTGTTCGCACCCGAGCAGCCCGACCTGGACTGGTCGAACCCCGAGGTCCGCGCCGACTTCGAGGACACGCTGCGCTTCTGGTCGGACCGCGGCGTCGACGGGTTCCGGGTGGACGTCGCGCACGGGCTGGCGAAGGACCTGTCGACCCCGTACCGGCCGTCGAACGAGCAGGACCTGCCGCTCGACGGGTCCGATCCGCTGTACGACCGCGACGAGGTGCACGAGATCTTCGCCACCTGGCGCCGGGTGCTCGACGAGTACGACCCGCCCCGTGCCGCGGTCGCCGAGGCCTGGGCCCCGGCACCCCGCCGTGTCCTGTACGCCCGGCCGACGGAGCTCGGGCAGGCCTTCAACTTCGACCTGCTCGAGGCCCCGTTCGAGCCCGATGCCTTCCGTCGGATCATCGAGCGGAACCTGGCCGCCGCGGAGCAGTCGGGTGCGTCGAGCACCTGGGTGCTGTCGAACCACGACGTCGTGCGGCACCCCACCCGGTACGGCCTGCCGGACGGCACCGACACCGACGCCTGGCTCATGACGGACGGCACGACGCCGGAGCTCGACCGTGCACGGGGGCTCCGTCGGGCACACGCGGCGACGCTGCTGGTGCTGGCACTGCCGGGGTCCTCGTACGTCTACCAGGGCGAGGAGCTCGGGCTGCACGAGGCCGCCGCGATCCCGCGCGACCTGCTGCAGGACCCGAAGTGGCTCCGCACCGGGCACACCGTGAAGGGCCGGGACGGCTGCCGCGTGCCGATCCCGTGGACGCGCTCCGGGCCGTCGTTCGGCTTCGGGGACGTCGCACCGCACCTGCCCCAGCCGCAGGACTTCGGGGAGTCGTCGGTCGAGGCCGAGGACGGCGATCCCGGGTCGACCCTGTCGCTGTACCGCCGGGCGTTGGCCGCACGGCGTCGGCTGCAGCAGGGGGAGGCGCTGACGTGGCTGGAGTCCGGCTCCGAGGTCGTGGCGTTCGCCCGGCACGACGGCTGGCGGTCGGTCACGAACTTCGGCACCGCGCCGGTGCCGCTGCCTGCCGGGACGGTCGTCGTCGCGTCCGGGTCGCTCGACGAGGTCGCGGCGGGGCTGCTGCCTGGTGAGACGACGGTGTGGCTGGCCTGA
- a CDS encoding lectin-like domain-containing protein → MTDPTAPAPAPAPAKAPAPSRDRRSFRSRAVRRLAAACATLTAIGVLAAPAVLPSGSSAASLDFPYVNQFSSASGGALHGDATVSGGRLRLTDDVRNQAGAWSTNDTFPSDTGLEIEFTYAMHTEKDDPGADGLLLYLADGAAAQGVGSFGAGLGYACRKEATEGGGRACDLPGVPGGFAAVAIDHYGNFSSRINGSGPGAQPDHVVVRGSGNGTEGYRYVAGAAAPGGTVTAGSTPRTVRITLLPDDDGGLAVTVRLQVGSTMRTVLDSVPLHGDGQASLPSTLRLGFAGATGSHVDKHEVDALRVWKPADLSVEHDLPATATAGEPLRYTVTARNPGPNAADPSPLQVDVPDGIEDVTWTCAAADGSTCVTGSGTGDVATDLSLPRGGSAVVTIEGRVAEGTSGALESTATIAPPTSLSDTNEADNASRATTTVAAPVITADVETDKSVSPSTVRPGDEVEYLVTARNRGPSVAQQVGAVDDLPQAMRFVGSDDGCTAEGQRVTCSSDVALEVGETLDFRIRAELDPAYQGDGSDVVNVATATSPTDPDGGDPSTGVAIVVGPDDGGPAPSPAPTSDPVPTTGPAPDDGDAGGDGSAGDDGPGVDDGGAGDPATDRRAAAPVGALAYTGAEGLGLAAALAALAAAVGSGCWWLARRRARRDAPTDDPQQP, encoded by the coding sequence ATGACAGATCCCACTGCACCTGCACCAGCACCAGCTCCAGCCAAGGCCCCAGCTCCTTCCCGCGACCGGCGGTCGTTCCGGTCGCGGGCCGTCCGCCGCCTCGCTGCGGCCTGCGCCACGCTGACCGCGATCGGTGTGCTCGCGGCGCCCGCGGTCCTGCCGTCCGGGTCGAGTGCGGCATCCCTCGACTTCCCGTACGTCAACCAGTTCTCCAGTGCGTCCGGCGGCGCCCTGCACGGGGACGCCACGGTGTCGGGCGGCCGACTGCGGCTCACCGACGACGTCCGGAACCAGGCGGGAGCGTGGTCGACGAACGACACGTTCCCGTCGGACACCGGGCTCGAGATCGAGTTCACGTACGCGATGCACACCGAGAAGGACGACCCCGGGGCGGACGGGCTGCTGCTGTACCTGGCCGACGGCGCCGCGGCGCAGGGCGTCGGGTCCTTCGGCGCCGGGCTCGGGTACGCCTGCCGGAAAGAGGCCACCGAGGGCGGCGGCCGGGCGTGCGACCTGCCGGGGGTCCCCGGGGGTTTCGCGGCCGTCGCGATCGACCACTACGGCAACTTCTCGTCACGCATCAACGGGTCCGGTCCCGGAGCACAGCCCGACCACGTGGTGGTCCGGGGCTCGGGCAACGGGACCGAGGGCTACCGGTACGTCGCCGGAGCCGCGGCACCCGGGGGCACCGTGACGGCCGGTTCCACGCCCCGCACGGTCCGCATCACCCTGCTGCCCGACGACGACGGCGGGCTCGCGGTCACCGTCCGGCTGCAGGTCGGCTCGACCATGCGCACCGTGCTCGACTCGGTCCCGCTGCACGGCGACGGCCAGGCCTCGCTGCCGAGCACGCTGCGCCTCGGGTTCGCCGGGGCCACCGGCAGCCACGTCGACAAGCACGAGGTCGACGCGCTCCGGGTCTGGAAGCCGGCGGACCTGTCCGTCGAGCACGACCTGCCCGCGACCGCGACGGCGGGCGAACCGCTCCGCTACACCGTGACGGCGCGGAACCCCGGCCCGAACGCCGCCGACCCGAGCCCGCTGCAGGTCGACGTCCCCGACGGCATCGAGGACGTCACCTGGACCTGCGCGGCTGCGGACGGCTCCACCTGCGTCACCGGGTCGGGCACCGGTGACGTCGCGACCGACCTGTCGTTGCCCCGAGGGGGTTCTGCCGTCGTCACGATCGAGGGCCGGGTGGCCGAGGGCACGTCCGGAGCGCTGGAGAGCACGGCGACCATCGCCCCGCCGACCTCGTTGTCCGACACGAACGAGGCCGACAACGCCTCGCGGGCGACCACCACCGTGGCGGCACCGGTGATCACCGCCGACGTCGAGACGGACAAGTCGGTGTCGCCGTCGACCGTACGGCCCGGTGACGAGGTCGAGTACCTCGTGACGGCGAGGAACCGGGGGCCGTCGGTGGCGCAGCAGGTCGGGGCGGTCGACGACCTGCCCCAGGCCATGCGGTTCGTGGGCTCCGACGACGGGTGCACGGCCGAGGGGCAGCGGGTGACGTGCAGCTCGGACGTGGCGCTCGAGGTCGGGGAAACCCTGGACTTCCGGATCCGCGCCGAGCTCGACCCCGCGTACCAGGGGGACGGCTCCGACGTGGTGAACGTGGCGACGGCGACCTCGCCGACCGACCCGGACGGCGGCGACCCGTCGACCGGCGTGGCGATCGTCGTCGGCCCGGACGACGGGGGGCCCGCGCCGAGCCCCGCGCCGACGAGCGACCCCGTGCCGACGACCGGGCCGGCGCCGGACGACGGTGACGCCGGCGGGGACGGCTCCGCAGGCGACGACGGTCCTGGCGTCGACGACGGCGGAGCCGGTGACCCCGCAACCGACCGTCGGGCCGCGGCCCCCGTCGGGGCCCTGGCCTACACCGGCGCCGAAGGGCTCGGCCTCGCCGCCGCGCTCGCCGCCCTGGCCGCCGCCGTCGGATCCGGGTGCTGGTGGCTCGCCCGACGCCGTGCTCGCCGGGACGCGCCGACCGACGATCCCCAGCAGCCCTGA
- a CDS encoding DUF308 domain-containing protein, translated as MSDTVDDATTVEDATQRARYWPIPILRAVPAAVVAMVITFSTNHAAGYGLLLFGGFALVEGLVLLFAGLSRLPLDGRSSRTTLLQAVITLLAAVAAFACNGFGLPAFITVIVAFAVLTGALELSQGLRARRRSPFARDWTTIGGLTLLLALAFLLTPPDYSQQLGGVEQVTGTLDASIVLVGLLGAYLAITAVFHVIAGLSHKWGTATSAVAPDGAPHA; from the coding sequence GTGTCCGACACCGTGGACGACGCCACCACCGTGGAAGACGCGACCCAGCGCGCGCGGTACTGGCCGATCCCGATCCTCCGGGCGGTCCCCGCAGCGGTCGTCGCGATGGTGATCACCTTCTCGACCAACCACGCCGCGGGGTACGGGCTCCTGCTCTTCGGCGGCTTCGCCCTGGTCGAGGGCCTCGTGCTCCTGTTCGCCGGTCTCTCGCGACTGCCCCTCGACGGCCGTTCGAGTCGCACGACCCTGCTGCAGGCCGTCATCACCCTGCTGGCCGCGGTCGCCGCGTTCGCGTGCAACGGGTTCGGGCTGCCGGCCTTCATCACGGTCATCGTCGCCTTCGCGGTGCTGACCGGGGCCCTCGAGCTGTCGCAGGGGCTTCGGGCCCGGCGTCGCTCGCCCTTCGCTCGCGACTGGACCACGATCGGCGGCCTCACGCTGCTGCTCGCGCTCGCGTTCCTCCTCACGCCGCCGGACTACTCCCAGCAGCTCGGTGGCGTGGAGCAGGTCACCGGCACCCTCGACGCCTCGATCGTGCTCGTCGGCCTGCTCGGCGCGTACCTCGCCATCACGGCCGTCTTCCACGTGATCGCCGGCCTCTCGCACAAGTGGGGCACGGCCACGTCGGCCGTCGCCCCGGACGGAGCACCACACGCATGA
- a CDS encoding RNA polymerase sigma factor: MTTGTDTDEGLVRAMAQGDTGALARAFDRYAATLTRYAWALVDDRSDVEEIVQDAFLTLWQRAATLELPADTVLPWLLVVCRNHAFNTGRKQARRRTDELPEHLASPADHDEARETLRWVRAEIAALPDLDRRICELCLLEGHSYAEAAELLGLTVGAVTQRVSRNRRRLKKVVMHDEH; encoded by the coding sequence GTGACGACCGGCACCGACACGGACGAAGGACTCGTCCGTGCGATGGCGCAGGGAGACACCGGCGCGCTCGCCCGGGCGTTCGACCGGTACGCCGCCACCCTCACCCGCTACGCGTGGGCGCTGGTCGACGACCGGTCCGACGTCGAGGAGATCGTGCAGGACGCGTTCCTGACGCTCTGGCAGCGCGCCGCGACCCTCGAGCTGCCGGCGGACACGGTGCTGCCGTGGCTGCTCGTCGTGTGCCGCAACCACGCCTTCAACACCGGCCGCAAGCAGGCCCGGCGCCGCACGGACGAGCTGCCGGAGCACCTCGCCTCGCCCGCCGACCACGACGAGGCCCGTGAGACCCTGCGCTGGGTCCGGGCCGAGATCGCCGCGCTCCCCGACCTCGACCGCCGCATCTGCGAGCTCTGCCTGCTCGAGGGCCACTCGTACGCCGAGGCCGCCGAACTCCTCGGACTCACGGTCGGCGCGGTCACCCAGCGGGTGTCCCGCAACCGTCGACGACTCAAGAAGGTGGTGATGCACGATGAACACTGA
- a CDS encoding LysR family transcriptional regulator — protein sequence MCTIDLLDTRTMETRLLEQFVTVAAEGSVTRAAERLWAAQSTVSAGIASLERSFGVRLFDRTSRRLVLTPAGEDLLPHARAVLDALDRMRDLATADDADLRGRVRLGIFTSMDIVDLTGVLQRFRRQHPLVAVELMTSPSGTTGLVQDLVAGRLDIAYTGLPTVPAGVVVEPLREMPFRVFTASDHPLAGRSSVSLAELADEPFVDTAHGFGNRIILDGALERLGIRRRIVAEMNDMPAVIRFASAGLGVGVVPDSGVRYDGAVLELRDPVEPLRIGLAVRTSPEPSRAVRTLARDIVAARLG from the coding sequence ATGTGCACCATCGATCTGCTCGATACTCGGACGATGGAGACCCGGCTGCTCGAACAGTTCGTCACCGTCGCGGCCGAGGGCAGCGTCACCCGGGCGGCGGAACGGCTCTGGGCCGCGCAGTCCACGGTGTCCGCGGGCATCGCCTCGCTCGAGCGGAGCTTCGGGGTGCGGCTCTTCGACCGCACCAGCCGACGGCTCGTCCTGACGCCCGCGGGCGAGGACCTGCTCCCCCACGCCCGCGCGGTGCTCGATGCGCTCGACCGGATGCGCGACCTGGCCACCGCCGACGACGCCGACCTGCGCGGCCGGGTGCGGCTCGGCATCTTCACGAGCATGGACATCGTCGACCTGACGGGCGTGCTGCAGCGGTTCCGACGGCAGCACCCGCTCGTCGCCGTGGAGCTGATGACCTCACCGTCGGGGACGACCGGCCTCGTGCAGGACCTGGTCGCCGGGCGGCTCGACATCGCCTACACGGGCCTGCCCACCGTGCCAGCCGGTGTCGTCGTGGAGCCGCTGCGGGAGATGCCCTTCCGGGTGTTCACCGCGTCGGACCACCCGCTCGCCGGCCGGTCGTCGGTGTCGCTCGCCGAACTCGCCGACGAGCCGTTCGTCGACACGGCGCACGGGTTCGGCAACCGGATCATCCTCGACGGAGCACTCGAGCGGCTCGGCATCCGTCGGCGCATCGTCGCGGAGATGAACGACATGCCCGCCGTGATCCGGTTCGCCTCGGCCGGGCTCGGCGTCGGGGTCGTCCCGGACTCGGGGGTGCGGTACGACGGGGCGGTGCTCGAGCTGCGGGATCCGGTCGAGCCGCTCCGCATCGGCCTTGCGGTCCGGACGTCGCCGGAGCCGAGCCGCGCGGTCCGGACGCTGGCGCGCGACATCGTGGCGGCACGGCTGGGGTGA
- a CDS encoding MFS transporter, with the protein MSTVTDTPTSTVPATTAAPASASDRVVAPRGRRVHTRRRHGFGFWAVAFAFLAVMAFATVPAPLYVIYQARDGFPTFTTTVIFAAYGVGVVGSLYLAGHLSDVHGRRPLILVSIALELVAAVLFLLWNDVTGLIVARLVTGLGVGTLTATATAHLGELRVRATGSSDSAKGASVAAGAVNLGGLSLGALVGGALAEFVGQPLMVPYVVFVIALAVAFVLVLAAPETVDRAEQPVAYRPQRMQAPEGQGAAFWAAGAAAFAALAVQGLFTSVAPSFLGTTFHVTDRLAAGATTFGVFAASALSQIVFARLSQRAQIRLGMLLLVVGLVVLAVAAVLLQVAGFIGGGVVAGAGVGLLFRAAIGSAAALVGPERRGGVLAATFLIAYAGLTVPVVAVGAALLVIPTLPVLIGYVVLVAVLAVVAGTRLAARA; encoded by the coding sequence ATGTCAACCGTGACCGACACCCCGACGAGCACCGTCCCCGCCACCACCGCCGCTCCCGCATCCGCGAGCGACCGTGTCGTCGCCCCGCGCGGGCGCCGCGTCCACACCCGTCGGCGCCACGGTTTCGGGTTCTGGGCCGTCGCCTTCGCGTTCCTCGCGGTGATGGCCTTCGCGACCGTCCCCGCACCCCTCTACGTCATCTACCAGGCCCGCGACGGCTTCCCGACGTTCACCACGACGGTGATCTTCGCGGCGTACGGGGTGGGGGTCGTCGGGTCGCTGTACCTGGCGGGACACCTCAGCGACGTGCACGGACGCCGTCCGCTCATCCTGGTGTCGATCGCCCTCGAGCTCGTCGCAGCCGTGCTGTTCCTGCTCTGGAACGACGTCACCGGTCTCATCGTCGCCCGGCTCGTGACCGGCCTCGGCGTCGGGACGCTGACGGCGACCGCGACGGCGCACCTCGGTGAGCTCCGGGTCCGTGCGACCGGGTCGAGCGACTCCGCGAAGGGCGCGAGCGTCGCCGCCGGAGCCGTGAACCTCGGTGGGCTGTCACTCGGCGCCCTGGTCGGTGGAGCGCTCGCCGAGTTCGTCGGGCAGCCCCTCATGGTCCCCTACGTGGTGTTCGTCATCGCGCTGGCGGTCGCGTTCGTGCTCGTGCTGGCCGCACCGGAGACGGTCGACCGCGCCGAGCAGCCCGTGGCCTACCGCCCGCAGCGCATGCAGGCTCCCGAGGGGCAGGGTGCCGCGTTCTGGGCCGCCGGTGCAGCCGCGTTCGCCGCGCTCGCCGTGCAGGGCCTCTTCACCTCGGTCGCGCCGAGCTTCCTCGGCACCACGTTCCACGTCACCGACCGCCTCGCCGCCGGAGCCACGACCTTCGGGGTCTTCGCCGCGAGCGCGCTGTCGCAGATCGTCTTCGCCCGACTGTCGCAGCGTGCGCAGATCCGGCTCGGCATGCTGCTCCTGGTCGTCGGACTGGTCGTCCTCGCCGTCGCCGCGGTCCTGCTGCAGGTCGCCGGGTTCATCGGCGGCGGGGTCGTCGCGGGAGCCGGCGTCGGCCTGCTGTTCCGCGCCGCGATCGGCAGCGCCGCAGCACTGGTCGGCCCGGAGCGTCGGGGCGGCGTGCTCGCCGCCACGTTCCTCATCGCCTACGCCGGGCTCACCGTGCCGGTCGTGGCCGTCGGGGCGGCGCTGCTGGTGATCCCGACGCTCCCCGTCCTCATCGGGTACGTGGTGCTCGTCGCCGTCCTGGCCGTCGTCGCCGGTACCCGGCTGGCCGCGCGCGCCTGA
- a CDS encoding cation diffusion facilitator family transporter — MGHDHGHGVGHASERALLIAFCISAGILLAEVVGAVVTGSLALLVDAGHMVVDTGGLGIGLVATRLARRTPTAQRTWGFQRAEVLGATAQASILLAVGVYVIISAVQRLFVPEEIHSGPLLVFGIVGLVGNLVAYAVLLRASGEGFTSRAARLEVLNDTLGSVAVIIAAIVLMLTGWERADSVAAILIGLLILPRAIRLLRETANVLLESTPPGLDLDDVRGHILELDHVIAVHDLHATLVATGVPNLTAHVVVDDHCFSTAHAPAILDELQRCVAEHFDVPVEHSTFQLEPVSHRRHEYEVHA, encoded by the coding sequence ATGGGACACGACCACGGGCACGGCGTCGGGCACGCCTCGGAGCGCGCCCTGCTCATCGCGTTCTGCATCTCGGCGGGCATCCTGCTCGCCGAGGTCGTCGGCGCCGTGGTCACCGGTTCGCTCGCGCTGCTCGTCGACGCCGGGCACATGGTCGTCGACACCGGCGGACTCGGCATCGGGCTCGTCGCGACACGGCTCGCCCGCCGGACGCCGACCGCGCAGCGCACCTGGGGATTCCAGCGGGCCGAGGTCCTCGGGGCCACCGCGCAGGCCTCGATCCTGCTCGCCGTCGGGGTCTACGTGATCATCTCGGCGGTGCAGCGGCTGTTCGTGCCGGAGGAGATCCACTCCGGGCCGCTGCTCGTCTTCGGCATCGTCGGACTCGTCGGCAACCTGGTGGCCTACGCGGTGCTGCTGCGGGCCTCGGGCGAGGGGTTCACCTCGCGCGCCGCCCGGCTCGAGGTCCTCAACGACACCCTCGGCTCGGTCGCCGTCATCATCGCCGCGATCGTGCTGATGCTGACCGGGTGGGAGCGCGCGGACTCCGTCGCCGCGATCCTGATCGGCCTGCTCATCCTGCCCCGGGCGATCCGGCTGCTGCGCGAGACCGCGAACGTGCTGCTCGAGTCGACGCCACCGGGCCTGGACCTCGACGACGTGCGTGGGCACATCCTCGAGCTCGATCACGTCATCGCGGTGCACGACCTGCACGCGACGCTGGTGGCGACCGGGGTGCCGAACCTGACCGCGCACGTGGTCGTCGACGACCACTGCTTCTCGACGGCGCACGCCCCGGCGATCCTCGACGAGCTGCAGCGGTGCGTGGCGGAGCACTTCGACGTGCCGGTGGAGCACTCGACGTTCCAGTTGGAGCCGGTGTCGCACCGGCGGCACGAGTACGAGGTGCACGCGTAG
- a CDS encoding DUF4166 domain-containing protein: MSRSPYELSAPPEVLARLHPRLRTYFGPVPAGHVGRGEGVFDVVGTPRRWLWPVLAVFARDSVVFPVWERDVPFTVENRAARVRRGSGAGLEARPAVRAHRTFHFRSGARTMVDAITAEPDGLVDHLGRHGRVSARLRAQVDADGPDAGALRLASTHVTFRVLGRDLRLPAALSPRVTLVERFDDEADVQRVSLVLAAPVLGTLYRYEGAFRYEIAPDTERG; the protein is encoded by the coding sequence GTGAGCCGGTCGCCCTACGAGCTGTCCGCACCACCCGAGGTGCTGGCCCGGCTGCACCCCCGGCTCCGCACGTACTTCGGCCCCGTCCCGGCCGGTCACGTCGGCCGCGGCGAGGGCGTCTTCGACGTCGTCGGCACGCCGCGTCGGTGGCTCTGGCCGGTGCTCGCGGTGTTCGCCCGCGATTCCGTCGTGTTCCCGGTCTGGGAGCGCGACGTCCCCTTCACGGTCGAGAACCGCGCGGCTCGCGTCCGTCGTGGATCCGGTGCCGGCCTGGAGGCCCGCCCCGCCGTCCGCGCGCACCGCACCTTCCACTTCCGTTCCGGGGCCCGGACGATGGTGGACGCCATCACCGCCGAACCCGACGGCCTGGTCGACCACCTGGGTCGCCACGGGCGCGTCAGCGCCCGGCTCCGGGCGCAGGTCGACGCGGACGGTCCCGACGCGGGCGCCCTGCGCCTGGCCTCCACGCATGTGACGTTCCGTGTGCTGGGACGTGATCTGCGCCTCCCGGCCGCCCTGAGCCCGCGTGTGACGCTCGTGGAACGATTCGATGACGAAGCGGACGTGCAGCGCGTGTCCCTGGTGCTCGCGGCGCCGGTGCTCGGCACGCTGTACCGGTACGAGGGGGCGTTCCGGTACGAGATCGCGCCGGACACAGAACGGGGATGA
- a CDS encoding epimerase → MSDQKGRVVIAGASGFVGRYLRDAFTQEGYQVVTIGRTGDAVWGNTMRIRELVDGAAMVVNMAGKSVNCRYGRRNRAEIMRSRVDTTLELAEAIRTSERPTPLWMNASTATIYRHADDRPQDETTGEIGEGFSVSVARAWEAAFFGADLPGTRRVALRMAIVFGDGSALLPLLRLAQAGLGGPQYDGPWVPTRSRLRAGTYHHHRPTHGRQRFSWVHIADVLGSIRFLRDHPEIEGPVNISSPNPSDNRTVMATIRDAVGRRFGVPTWRWMLELGSFAIRTETELVLKSRWVVPTRLTQAGYEFRYPHPRGALAGIIAERRQHRG, encoded by the coding sequence ATGAGCGACCAGAAGGGCCGCGTCGTGATCGCGGGAGCGAGCGGCTTCGTGGGGCGGTACCTGCGGGACGCCTTCACGCAAGAGGGGTACCAGGTCGTCACCATCGGCCGGACCGGCGACGCCGTGTGGGGCAACACCATGCGCATCCGGGAACTCGTGGACGGCGCCGCCATGGTCGTGAACATGGCGGGCAAGAGCGTCAACTGCCGCTACGGCCGACGCAACCGCGCGGAGATCATGCGCTCACGCGTGGACACCACGCTCGAGCTCGCCGAGGCCATCCGCACGTCCGAGCGCCCGACGCCGCTGTGGATGAACGCCTCGACCGCGACGATCTACCGGCACGCTGACGACCGCCCGCAGGACGAGACGACGGGGGAGATCGGCGAGGGGTTCTCGGTCTCCGTGGCCCGTGCGTGGGAGGCCGCCTTCTTCGGCGCCGACCTGCCCGGCACCCGCCGTGTGGCGCTCCGGATGGCGATCGTGTTCGGCGACGGCAGCGCGCTGCTGCCGCTCCTGCGGCTCGCGCAGGCCGGCCTCGGCGGGCCGCAGTACGACGGCCCGTGGGTGCCGACGCGCTCCCGGCTCCGCGCCGGCACGTACCACCACCACCGGCCCACCCACGGTCGGCAGCGCTTCAGCTGGGTGCACATCGCCGACGTCCTCGGGTCGATCCGGTTCCTCCGCGACCACCCGGAGATCGAGGGGCCGGTGAACATCTCGAGCCCGAACCCGTCCGACAACCGCACCGTGATGGCGACCATCCGCGACGCCGTCGGACGCCGGTTCGGGGTGCCGACCTGGCGGTGGATGCTCGAACTCGGGTCGTTCGCGATCCGCACCGAGACCGAACTCGTGCTGAAGAGCCGGTGGGTGGTGCCGACCCGGTTGACCCAGGCGGGCTACGAGTTCCGGTACCCGCACCCGCGTGGGGCGCTCGCCGGGATCATCGCGGAGCGTCGCCAGCACCGGGGCTGA
- a CDS encoding EamA family transporter, with protein MTTRDRLLAVVVAVVWGLNFPATALALEHFPPFLLAALRFTILAVPTLLFVPRPRIPFGRLLLVGLGLGVLQFSFLYLSMASGMPSGLASLVLQASAPFTVVLAGVFLRERLTGRQVVGVTVAVAALGAIALHRSQTAALLPVVLALCGALGWAIGNVATRRAGAANPLHLTLWWSVVPPVPMAVLSLVVEGPDRIGTALGSAFTAAALPADLGLLYIVVVATLVGYGIWSRLLATYPSSTVAPFSMLVPVVGVLASWAAFGEVPDLVEVLAGAVVVAAVLWSSRPARDRGPRPATAAAAVVSPRSHDVPPGPIASGSPRDLDPALSPGAGDAPR; from the coding sequence ATGACCACTCGAGACCGCCTCCTCGCCGTCGTCGTCGCCGTGGTCTGGGGACTGAACTTCCCCGCGACGGCGCTCGCGCTCGAGCACTTCCCCCCGTTCCTGCTCGCAGCGCTGCGGTTCACGATCCTGGCGGTCCCGACGCTGCTGTTCGTGCCGCGACCGCGGATCCCGTTCGGGCGACTGCTGCTCGTCGGCCTCGGGCTCGGTGTGCTGCAGTTCTCGTTCCTGTACCTCAGCATGGCGTCCGGGATGCCGTCGGGGTTGGCCTCGCTCGTGCTGCAGGCCTCCGCGCCGTTCACGGTGGTGCTGGCCGGGGTGTTCCTGCGCGAGCGGCTGACCGGCCGGCAGGTCGTCGGGGTCACCGTCGCCGTGGCCGCCCTGGGCGCGATCGCCCTGCACCGGTCGCAGACCGCCGCGCTGCTGCCCGTCGTGCTCGCGCTGTGCGGTGCGCTCGGGTGGGCGATCGGCAACGTCGCGACCCGACGGGCGGGGGCCGCGAACCCGCTGCACCTGACCCTGTGGTGGTCGGTCGTGCCACCCGTGCCGATGGCCGTGCTGTCGCTCGTGGTCGAGGGCCCGGACCGCATCGGGACCGCGCTCGGCTCCGCGTTCACGGCGGCGGCACTGCCGGCCGACCTCGGCCTGCTCTACATCGTGGTCGTCGCGACCCTGGTGGGCTACGGCATCTGGTCGCGCCTGCTGGCGACCTACCCCTCGAGCACGGTCGCGCCGTTCTCGATGCTCGTGCCCGTGGTCGGGGTGCTCGCGTCGTGGGCGGCCTTCGGCGAGGTGCCCGACCTGGTCGAGGTGCTCGCCGGCGCCGTCGTCGTGGCCGCCGTGCTGTGGTCGTCACGTCCGGCGCGGGACCGCGGGCCGCGGCCGGCCACCGCAGCCGCCGCAGTCGTGTCGCCGAGGTCGCACGACGTGCCGCCCGGACCGATCGCGAGCGGCAGTCCGCGCGATCTCGACCCGGCACTCAGCCCCGGTGCTGGCGACGCTCCGCGATGA